In one window of Cucurbita pepo subsp. pepo cultivar mu-cu-16 unplaced genomic scaffold, ASM280686v2 Cp4.1_scaffold001238, whole genome shotgun sequence DNA:
- the LOC111786259 gene encoding protein NUCLEAR FUSION DEFECTIVE 4-like, translating into MAASNPSTVHPIWYQFLLGRWFSVFASILIMSVSGATYMFGLYSSDIKSSLGYDQTTLNLLSFFKDLGGNVGVIGGLINEVAPPWVVLLIGAVMNLFGYTMIWMAVTSRIPKPQIWHMCLYICIGANSQTFANTGALVTSVKNFPESRGSVLGLLKGFVGLSGAILTQLYHAFYGNNSKSLILLIAWLPAAVSVTFLRFVRLIKDLRQPNELRVFFHILYISLGLAGSLMVLIILQNRLKFHQMEYAGSAIVVIALLLLPLAIVYREELSVWKTKIESPLSQLELASQQQPPPLTSAAPPAPPSPPSGSCFENTFKPPNRGEDYTIPQAVFSIDMIILFIATICGVGGTLTAIDNLGQIGESLRYPSQSTTTFISLVSIWNYLGRVVAGFLSEFLWKKYKVPRPLIFFVTMILSCVGHLLIAFGVPNSLYFSSIIIGFCFGAQWPLIFAIISEIFGLKYYATLYNLGGVASPIGAYILNVRVAGHLYDREATRQMEAAGRRRNIGEDLNCLGVECYRKAFLIITAATVLGAFVSLILVVRTWKFYKGDIYRKFREEA; encoded by the coding sequence ATGGCCGCCTCTAATCCCTCCACCGTCCACCCCATCTGGTACCAGTTCCTTCTCGGCCGGTGGTTCTCTGTCTTCGCTTCAATTCTCATCATGTCCGTCTCCGGCGCAACTTACATGTTCGGCCTCTACTCCTCCGACATCAAATCCTCCTTAGGCTACGACCAAACCACCCTTAATTTGCTTAGCTTCTTCAAGGATTTAGGCGGCAACGTCGGCGTTATCGGCGGTCTAATCAACGAGGTCGCGCCGCCTTGGGTCGTTCTCCTGATCGGCGCGGTCATGAATCTCTTCGGCTATACCATGATTTGGATGGCTGTAACTAGCCGGATCCCAAAGCCCCAAATCTGGCATATGTGTCTCTACATTTGTATCGGAGCTAATTCTCAGACGTTCGCTAACACAGGGGCTCTCGTTACTAGCGTCAAAAACTTCCCGGAAAGTCGCGGCAGCGTTTTGGGCCTTTTGAAGGGCTTCGTCGGGTTGAGCGGCGCCATTTTGACCCAGCTTTACCATGCCTTTTATGGCAACAATTCCAAATCTCTCATCCTTTTAATCGCTTGGCTTCCGGCCGCCGTCTCTGTTACTTTCCTCCGTTTCGTTCGACTCATTAAGGATCTCCGGCAGCCGAATGAGCTCAGAGTCTTCTTCCATATCCTTTATATTTCTCTTGGCCTTGCTGGGTCGTTAATGGTTTTGATTATTCTGCAAAATCGCctgaaatttcatcaaatggAATACGCCGGAAGTGCCATTGTTGTCATTGCTCTGCTTTTACTTCCTCTGGCCATCGTTTACAGAGAGGAATTGAGTGTTTGGAAGACTAAAATCGAAAGCCCACTTTCACAATTAGAGCTAGCATCTCAACAACAACCGCCACCACTGACCTCGGCGGCGCCACCGGCGCCGCCGAGTCCTCCGTCGGGTTCCTGCTTTGAAAACACATTCAAACCCCCAAACAGAGGAGAGGACTACACAATTCCGCAAGCTGTTTTCAGTATAGATATGATAATTCTCTTCATCGCCACCATCTGCGGCGTCGGTGGAACATTGACGGCGATCGACAATTTGGGTCAAATCGGAGAGTCTTTGAGATACCCATCTCAGAGCACCACCACATTCATCTCTCTCGTCAGCATATGGAATTACCTCGGCCGTGTAGTCGCCGGATTCTTGTCGGAATTTCTCTGGAAAAAATACAAAGTCCCACGTCCCTTAATTTTCTTCGTGACAATGATTCTATCCTGCGTCGGTCATCTTCTAATCGCATTCGGAGTTCCAAATTCgctctatttttcttcaattatcaTCGGATTCTGCTTCGGCGCACAGTGGCCGTTGATTTTCGCAATCATATCGGAAATTTTCGGGCTGAAATACTACGCAACTCTGTACAACTTGGGGGGAGTGGCGAGCCCGATTGGAGCATATATACTGAACGTGAGAGTGGCCGGACATTTGTACGACAGAGAGGCAACGCGGCAGATGGAGGCGGCGGGGCGGCGGCGAAATATTGGGGAGGATTTGAATTGCTTGGGAGTGGAATGTTACAGAAAGGCGTTTCTTATAATCACGGCGGCTACTGTTTTAGGGGCGTTTGTTTCGTTGATCTTGGTGGTTCGGACATGGAAGTTTTATAAGGGCGATATTTACCGGAAGTTCAGGGAGGAAGCAG